The DNA segment GGTGCTACCGACACATTTACGTTctgttttctaggaccatgtaaATCCTGTGGTCCAGACAACCCGCTTCTggactctccctcccctgcagaAGAAATCGACGGCAAGAAACACAGATTCTGCCACCGATAACGACCACGACGCTGAAGCATAAATACATTAATGAACCCGTCTATATAGTAATGTTCTAAGAGTGTTGTGGCTACTCAATCGTTGATGCAGCGATCCAACCAAGACATTTGGGATCCAACACGTAAGGGCCCTGCAGCTTGTGTTAAATTATACTCGCGGAGCGGAATGTACAAATTATTTCCaccaaagaaaaaaagaaatgtcaaTATTTCAACTGTAACATATCAGAACTCTTCGCCACGTTAGTATGCTAATAACGGCGTGGTTCTCTCCGTTGAGAGAAAACCGGGGCTAATACCCCAGCGGTCGATCGAGGTATATTGTATGTGTAAGGGACCGGGTGTAAGTACAAGTGTCGATAACAGACGTGAGCAAGGAGTTGATACGACAGTGATTACATTGTCGGGCGCGCGGGggtgacagagagcagagaatGAAAAACAatattgtgtttatgtgtgtcagtgtggctTAGGAGAGGAGGGACATATCTCGTGAACAGATTTTATGATTTTTTGTACTTAGATGTTTATTATGTAGATGGAACACTATTATGCTATAATTGCAGGAAAATCATACACAATATGATAATGAATCCATAATATTATGATAACAAATTATGAGAATCAAACTCGACAAGTTGATCCAAAGTTATGTCAAGACGAAAGTTTGCCTTGCTCACCGCATGTGCGATCTGTTGATTATTATAGATGGGCGCGGGTTTTAAGACCTTCTTGCTGGAATGGTAGTCGATTAACTGTGTCTAGATGCAAAATGTTTCATTTCACATGCAGAGTACGGATTCAGCTACAGACACGGAAACGCTTTGTATCGCAACTGGTAAATACCATCATATATTTATAAACGAGTAATTTATGACATACTTATACTGCACTTTAGATAGCGGAATGCAGTTCAGATACTGTCACACATTAAACGGTCCTGAATGCGGGTACGGGTTAAGAAAATCCCTTCTCCGAAGTAGCCTTGCAAGGAGTTAACAGTTGATCGTGGGCTACCCTTGTGTGTTCTTACTGCACGATTTGTTACAGACAAGTATATATTCTGTCTATATAATTACTAGTCAAAGACTATACAAGACAAGTGCAATATATGCAAATTAATATCGTCTATATGAGTTGAGCTGGACAGCCTTTCAACCATGTCGCCTATTTTTGAAACAATGAAATATTAGGCTGTGTTCCACTGTTGAAGCTTGTATTTCTATGGGCCAGGTGAGAATGGAGAAACCATGTATCTTGGCCACCTCCCTAGGAGCACCAGGAGGGATATACCGCTGCTTTGCTCCCATCATCCAGGAGCACTTCACAATCATCTCTCACGATGAGTTCCTTAAAGACCAGAAAATGTTTGCAgataaattgaaggcagtgtttgTCTGGGGGGCAGCCTTGGAAGTGGACAAAAACTTGCTGCAGTCTCTACCAAACCTGAAGGTGGTTGtaaatggaggggtgggggtggatcaTTTAGACATTCCTATGATCAACAGCTATGGGGTGAAAGTGTGCAACACACCCCATGTGGTTGACAATGCCACTGCAGACCTGGGCATGGGCCTAATGCTTGCATCTGCTAGGAAAATCCTGGAAGGTCACCAGTTCACAATGAGCCATGAGACAGAACTTCTCCCAGAGAGCTCATTGGGGGCCGATGTGAGCGGAGCCACACTTGGTATTGTAGGAATGGGTCGAATCGGTTACAAAGTGGCCAAGAGGGCTTACGGCTTTGACATGAAGATCCTCTACCACAACAGGAACCGCAGGTACACAGCTGCTAAACCCAGGGCTCTCCAGCTCGTGTTATAGGTTCaatctctttttcttctttaagTTAAGTTTCTAAAAGTTAAGAAAAGTAACAGGATGGTGCAAGCATTCACTGTTCTTAACTGTGCTAACTGTGTTTGTATTCCTATTATAAAGTTCAGAAGTTGTTACCTTGTTTAATCATTTATTTGTCCATGCCAGAGTGGAGGTGGGTATGAGTAGGGGTTCATCCATTAGAGTCATGACACTGACAGCCTGTctgtaatatactgtatgtgcctTGACTGGATGATGAAGCGACTGTTGAtatgaagtgtgtgtttttgtgtgcatgtttgaaggccagaggaggaagagagagtggttGGGGCCACCTACTGCCCCATCCTGGAGGATCTGCTACGTAGGTCAGACTTTGTCATGGTGGTGGTGAACCTGTCTCCTCAGACACGCGGTCTAATAGGAGCCAAGGAGCTGGCCATGATGAAGCCTACCAGCACATTGATCAACATCAGCAGAGGtaccaacacatacatacacacacacacaataaaataattatttctatcaataattgtgtgtgtttggcagggcACGTTGTGGACCAAGAGGCCTTGGTGGAGGCCCTACAAAGAAAGGGGATCAGAGCAGCAGCACTGGACGTCACGTACCCTGAACCCCTACCCACGTAAGATTGACCTACCTTATGCTGTGTACACACCAAACGCGAAGCGAATTATTTGCGCGTATGAGGCAAATTCGCGTGTTTGCATTGACTTTACATGTAATCTCGACGCGCGAATAATTCGCTTCGTGTTTGGTGTGAACACGGCCTTACCTGGGACTGTCCTGGTTGTGAGTGGATGCTGGTCTGAGTCTGtgttctctcccctccagaggCCATCCCCTGGCAGCCCTCCCCAATGTGATCATCCTGCCCCACCTGGGCACCCACACACTGGAAACCAGTGGCATCATGGTCCAGAGAATGGTGACCAACGCCCTAGCGGGACTGTCGGGGACCACACCCCCTGATGAGGTCAAAGCTTAGGCTGTAAAGGAGTCTAATGAGGGGGCTGAAAACCTGTGTAGCCTTGCCCTTCTTACCACAGCGAACACTGCAAAACCCTTATACCATTCACATCAAAGAGCTTATGCCCTGACACCTTTTTAATGAAAAACACAGTAACTATCACTATAATTGATCATTAGTGTTATAGATTATTCCTATATACATCAGTAAATGTTTTCATTGCTCTTTAGAGAGGAGTTGCGTAGGGGAGGTTAACGCCTATTATGGTGTTTTCACCCATTTCAGAAAACTTGCAGCAGGATTATGTCACTGTTTTCTGTCATTAATTTATTAGAATTTATACAAAGCAAAGTGTAATATAGCGCTGATTGTTCTCATATAAATAAAGATGAATTCAGGCATTTTTTGCCTGAATAAATGGTTGAATAAGTGCAAGCGCATGGAAGATGTTAAGCTGTGAAGTCACCAACAAGAAGAAATTGATCTAAATAGTACTGCTTTTGTAATGTTATACCATATTACAAGTATATGTCTTTAGACATTAGATAATTTTGTTCAATGCTACCAATTTTGCTGTGTGCTTCCCATCTTGTCTTTTAACTTAAGGTAGGCTAGGTGACAAgatttatgtttttgtttttgataTTGCTGTACAATCTCCATTGAATATTACATATGGGTAAAGGCTTGAGACTTGACCAAAGTTTTTGTTGGAGGGGTAGTTATTTAACTGCTTGGAATGGAAAATGTTTCACCAAGCTAAACAAATCATTGATTCCAAAGTTGTCAGGGAGGCATGTATAGGTAAGGCAACTAACTTTATCAATCTAAGAAGTACTTTCCATGAATGTTTCAAAGATGCAAAGAATGATTCGATTGCAGAGTTAGTGGTCAggatgtgtaaaaaaaaaaaaagactttaaAATAAGATACCTTCTTGATTTGGAATGAAAAATAAGTTAAAAAAATAAACCTATCTTTATGTTTTCCTATACTGCTAGGACCTACTAGAAcccgaaaataaataaattggaaACAGTAACCCGTAGTTTTGTTGTTAATATGCCATTAATCAGCAGCCTAACTTTCAAGTTTAAACCTTGTGTGTTTCATTCATTTAATTTACACAAGGACCCTTACTCCACATGGAGTGGCCTGTCAGATAGTGTTGACAACCAGTAAGAGCTGTTTCTGGCAGACAACAAGTACTTAGGGGTGTGGCAACATTGGATGGTCTACTCACGGGGTG comes from the Osmerus eperlanus chromosome 7, fOsmEpe2.1, whole genome shotgun sequence genome and includes:
- the zgc:136493 gene encoding probable 2-ketogluconate reductase isoform X3 gives rise to the protein MEKPCILATSLGAPGGIYRCFAPIIQEHFTIISHDEFLKDQKMFADKLKAVFVWGAALEVDKNLLQSLPNLKVVVNGGVGVDHLDIPMINSYGVKVCNTPHVVDNATADLGMGLMLASARKILEGHQFTMSHETELLPESSLGADVSGATLGIVGMGRIGYKVAKRAYGFDMKILYHNRNRRPEEEERVVGATYCPILEDLLRRSDFVMVVVNLSPQTRGLIGAKELAMMKPTSTLINISRGHVVDQEALVEALQRKGIRAAALDVTYPEPLPTGHPLAALPNVIILPHLGTHTLETSGIMVQRMVTNALAGLSGTTPPDEVKA
- the zgc:136493 gene encoding probable 2-ketogluconate reductase isoform X1 is translated as MITNYENQTRQVDPKLCQDESLPCSPHVRSVDYYRWARVLRPSCWNGSRLTVSRCKMFHFTCRVRIQLQTRKRFVSQLVRMEKPCILATSLGAPGGIYRCFAPIIQEHFTIISHDEFLKDQKMFADKLKAVFVWGAALEVDKNLLQSLPNLKVVVNGGVGVDHLDIPMINSYGVKVCNTPHVVDNATADLGMGLMLASARKILEGHQFTMSHETELLPESSLGADVSGATLGIVGMGRIGYKVAKRAYGFDMKILYHNRNRRPEEEERVVGATYCPILEDLLRRSDFVMVVVNLSPQTRGLIGAKELAMMKPTSTLINISRGHVVDQEALVEALQRKGIRAAALDVTYPEPLPTGHPLAALPNVIILPHLGTHTLETSGIMVQRMVTNALAGLSGTTPPDEVKA
- the zgc:136493 gene encoding probable 2-ketogluconate reductase isoform X2 — its product is MRVRMEKPCILATSLGAPGGIYRCFAPIIQEHFTIISHDEFLKDQKMFADKLKAVFVWGAALEVDKNLLQSLPNLKVVVNGGVGVDHLDIPMINSYGVKVCNTPHVVDNATADLGMGLMLASARKILEGHQFTMSHETELLPESSLGADVSGATLGIVGMGRIGYKVAKRAYGFDMKILYHNRNRRPEEEERVVGATYCPILEDLLRRSDFVMVVVNLSPQTRGLIGAKELAMMKPTSTLINISRGHVVDQEALVEALQRKGIRAAALDVTYPEPLPTGHPLAALPNVIILPHLGTHTLETSGIMVQRMVTNALAGLSGTTPPDEVKA